TCCCACATCGAGAACTGGTCAAATCATGATACCGGAGCTAACACAACTTTTCGAGAGCCCCAACATCATTCAAGTACTAGAGCCAACACAACTTTTGAGGGCCCATCATTTAATATCCTTAAGTTGGAGCTAGCGCAACTTTTCAAAGAGCTAGCACAATTTTTCAAAAGCCCAACTTAAGAAGGCAAATTTGAGCCTAATAAATTGGCCCAAAATGTGTCTAAAGAATACCTTGCTCTAATATCATGAGAAACTTTATAAGACCAAACATGGTTCACCGCTAATATCACTAGAGAAAGAACAATTTATTATTGCCTTGCCCCTTCCCGCATGTGTAGGTAACATCTTGAACAAATTCGTACCTTAATAGTTAATTAACAGCACTTTAGCTAGAACTTGTCGGTAACCTTAAACAGTTAAAAACCAAAAGTTTACGCGCTTACAACTTCACAATAGCAGTAAAGTGTGAAAGTTACACGGAGCTAGCTATATGATTAGCTCCAACTTGCTATCTTTGTCTAAGCAGTAGCACCCCGGCAGTTGCCCGAAACTGTACGGGTAGACCAACTTGTCGCCAGTATCTACTATCCAATTGGCCATTGCTATATAAATGTTCAAAGCCTCATCAAACCAAGTGCACACAAAAAGTCAGTTGCTTATTAGCCCCTCACCAGCTAGCTCTCTTGTCCATGGCTTCCATTCCTCATCAATTCTACAATGACTATTCACTCCCTTCTCATTTTTATGGGTACCCAACTCCAATGGTGAGTGGAGAAAATGCTTGCAGTACTGCAGTTTTAGGTGGAACAATGTGGGGTGCTAGTACTACTTGTGAAGAAAGCTTGGTAACGTTTTGTGATATTAGCAATGCTGCGGCTAATTTTGAAGTGGTGTCACCAGAATCCGACATCTCTTCGTCTGTTATGGTAGCTTCGCTCCCGGAGCTACTAGGATTTTCGGAAGATATTGCTGTCCCTGGTACATATTCGGAATATGGTAATATGGGGATGCATGGAATTGCAGGGACTCCGAATTTTGGTGGAGAACTAAACCTACCTTATATGAATGATCAGTTGGGGGAGGATCGTTGTACTGGACTCATGCCAGTCGATTTCAAGCCGTTTAGCCTTGCTGGCCAAGAAAATTGGGTATGCTGTTTCTAGCTGATCATATTTCATCATGATGAATTTCTGCATTAATTATTGTGTTCGATCATTTAGTATATATATGGTGCATAGTGTTATTGTGCATATGGTTAATTGATTTCAGCTAGAATATGAATTGCGTAAAATTTTGTGTAGGCAATTAATCAAGCGAATCAGCAGGTGCCTACAATTGAAGATCAGTCTACTATGAAGGTGGGAAGGTAttcagaagaagaaaggaaagaaaggaTTGACAGATATTTGAAGAAAAGAAACCAGAGAAACTTCAACAAAACTATTAAGGTACAacgatttaaaatttaaacatgGATATCACATTATTAGACGGTGAATCTAAATCACAAAACAAGACAAAAGAACTTAATTAATGGGTTAAGTTTACAATAATTTGACAATATAAACAGTTTAACAACACAAcctgtgcatatatatataaggaattCGTTACTAATTTTATGTGCAACTACAGTATGCTTGCCGCAAAACTCTAGCTGATAGAAGGGTCCGAGTTCGTGGGAGATTTGCAAGGAACACTGATCATCATGAGGAAATGGCACAAGAAAAGACTGAGAACAATATTCAAACCTGCAAAGATCAGCGATCAGAACTGTATTGTAGTAGCGGTACAGTCCAGGTAGGGTtcttaatatataatatataacatTTCTCCAGGCAAATGAAATATCTTAATTGGTGCATGCATGCGTGCAAATTAACCCACACATACAATAAGCAGTTATCATTTTTTGTTTGCAATAACTAATTACCATTTACTCGTTGATTTTCAGATGAAATATGACGATGATGATTGGCTGCAAGAGGCCATGGCAAGTCTAATGTACTTCCCTTATGTCACAGCTGGTTGACATGGTGAAACCTAGCTAGCTAGCTGCCGTTTCAATGTTATAGTAACGAGTAATTTGATCGAAGATGGAATTTCATATTAATCGAAGAATTGCACGCTCTAATTAACTAGCTAATATTTGTAAAATTAATTGGTCGTCGATCGATATATTAAAGCTCAAAATTTCTCATTGAGTTCTAGTATATACGTACAGGTAGTTAAGAcaatttccatcattaattTGTTGCTTTTAGACAATCCAGGACATTGACATTATATTCTTTCATGGCTTTGAAAAGCTGTTCTAGTGCGTGTGATCAGAACAATGCGTACGTGTACGAGGGCGTGTGCACAATAATTTGATTAACCTTAATATGATTAAGGTTTCTAATTC
This genomic stretch from Pyrus communis chromosome 2, drPyrComm1.1, whole genome shotgun sequence harbors:
- the LOC137724346 gene encoding uncharacterized protein: MASIPHQFYNDYSLPSHFYGYPTPMVSGENACSTAVLGGTMWGASTTCEESLVTFCDISNAAANFEVVSPESDISSSVMVASLPELLGFSEDIAVPGTYSEYGNMGMHGIAGTPNFGGELNLPYMNDQLGEDRCTGLMPVDFKPFSLAGQENWAINQANQQVPTIEDQSTMKVGRYSEEERKERIDRYLKKRNQRNFNKTIKYACRKTLADRRVRVRGRFARNTDHHEEMAQEKTENNIQTCKDQRSELYCSSGTVQMKYDDDDWLQEAMASLMYFPYVTAG